A window of the Hypanus sabinus isolate sHypSab1 chromosome 25, sHypSab1.hap1, whole genome shotgun sequence genome harbors these coding sequences:
- the LOC132381028 gene encoding polymeric immunoglobulin receptor-like isoform X2: MLFAALLLISVISNSLAQVSKMVIRAGVGETVTMECPHAPKSRNIVWCKAYSSEHCTIIVGTVTHKANRRTSIKRQNGSVFVTMRELVESDSGIYSCGYSVNGQTIHESDIVMLKISTAGSWTADNTTVKGVMQTATSLHCHYEQQFKSYENFLCKVTSVNRCSVIASSKYGSRNLTIIVNNSTDFAVTIKQTNEGDKGEYWCGATDTVYFEIVQIKILEIFEATIKRPEVSKDRKSSGPQIWYILVPLLLGLLVLLLIVLLIKIRRRPLKTVTPTNNNRNPETSTTAKFEKEAEDTVTYSTITIQPSTQTEGSSAIYSNTKDLKAQNGDVEIHSSESVEYSALLFRS, from the exons ATTCATTGGCGCAAGTTTCCAAGATGGTGATACGAGCAGGAGTGGGAGAAACAGTCACAATGGAATGTCCACATGCGCCGAAATCGAGAAACATAGTCTGGTGTAAAGCATACTCCTCAGAACATTGCACTATCATAGTGGGAACTGTCACCCATAAAGCCAATAGAAGAACATCAATCAAAAGACAGAATGGATCTGTGTTTGTAACTATGAGAGAACTTGTGGAGAGCGATTCAGGGATATACTCATGTGGATATTCTGTCAATGGGCAGACTATTCATGAATCAGACATTGTAATGCTAAAGATTTCCACAG CAGGTTCATGGACAGCAGACAATACCACGGTGAAGGGTGTGATGCAAACTGCCACCAGCCTACACTGCCACTATGAGCAGCAATTTAAATCATATGAGAATTTCCTGTGTAAAGTAACCTCTGTGAATAGGTGCAGTGTGATAGCTAGCTCTAAATACGGCAGCAGAAACCTAACAATCATCGTAAACAATTCCACTGATTTTGCTGTCACCATAAAGCAGACCAACGAAGGAGATaaaggagagtactggtgtggaGCAACAGACACAGTTTACTTTGAGATTGTGCAGATTAAAATCCTGGAGATTTTTGAAG CAACAATAAAAAGACCAGAAGTTTCTAAAGACAGAAAAAG CAGCGGCCCACAGATATGGTACATTTTGGTTCCACTTCTGCTGGGACTATTGGTCTTACTTCTGATAGTTCTACTTATAAAGATTAGAAGAAGACCATTGAAAACAGTCACTCCTACAA atAATAACAGGAACCCAGAAACTTCGACTACAGCCAAG TTTGAAAAAGAAGCTGAAGATACTGTTACCTATTCCACAATCACCATTCAGCCTTCCACTCAGACTGAAGGAAGTTCGGCAATTTATTCCAATACGAAGGATCTGAAAGCGCAAAATGGAGATGTCGAGATCCATTCATCGGAATCAGTAGAATATTCTGCCCTGTTATTTAGATCCTAG